A region from the Canis lupus dingo isolate Sandy chromosome X, ASM325472v2, whole genome shotgun sequence genome encodes:
- the LOC112671883 gene encoding small nuclear ribonucleoprotein Sm D3-like yields the protein MSIGVPIKVLHEAEGHIVTCETNTGEVYRGKLIEAEDNMNCQMSNITVTYRDGRVAQLEQVYIRGSKIRFLILPDMLKNVPMLKSMKNKNQGSGAGRGKAAILKAQVAARGRGRGMGRGNIFQKRR from the coding sequence ATGTCTATTGGTGTGCCGATTAAAGTCCTTCACGAAGCCGAGGGCCACATCGTGACATGTGAGACAAACACTGGCGAGGTGTATCGTGGGAAGCTCATTGAGGCGGAAGACAACATGAACTGCCAGATGTCCAACATCACAGTCACATACAGAGATGGCCGAGTGGCACAGCTGGAGCAGGTGTACATCCGTGGCAGCAAGATCCGCTTTCTCATTTTGCCTGACATGCTGAAAAATGTACCCATGTTAAAgagcatgaaaaacaaaaaccaaggctCAGGAGCTGGCCGGGGGAAAGCTGCTATTCTGAAAGCTCAAGTGGCTGCAAGAGGAAGAGGACGTGGAATGGGGCGTGGAAACATCTTCCAGAAGCGGAGATAA